The DNA window GGGATGGCCATGGCATCGAGCCAGTCGCGCGCATCGCACCAGCCGATATCCAGGCCGCTGGCCGCCAGGTAGGCGGCACCGATCGTGGAGGACAGCAGTTCGCCCTGGCCCAGTACCTCGGCCTGCCAATCCAGCGCACGCGCGGCCGCGCGCGGATCGACCGCCAGCGCGCGCAACGCGGCCAGGCGCTGCCCCAGCACCGCCTCGGCATCCAGTTCCAACTCTGCCAGGAACTCGCGATGGCGCAGCTCCAGCGCGGCCACCCGCGCCTCGGTATCGGCGGCGCCGTCGGCGATCGCGGTGAGCTCGTTGGTCACCCCGGACAGGGCCGAGACCACCACCAACACCCGCGCGTCATGCTCCTGCGCCCGTTTTTTCGCCAGCATCCCGATGGTGTCCCAGCGATGACGACGCGACACCGAGGTGCCGCCGAACTTGAGCACGATCCAGCGATCGTTCGGGGGGGAAGCTGACATGGGGTGAGTGGGGTTCACGATTGGGGAGGAAAACCCGCCCGCGTGGGCGGAACCCCCGATTCTAATGGAACCTCCCGACCGGGGCGTGCTATCAACCACCACAGGGCCTCTCGCGCGCCCGACCTTCCCGCTCCGCCGACAGGATCCACCGCATGATCCAACGCCGCTACCTGCAACTGGATGTCTTCGCCGACCGCCCCGGCGCCGGCAATCCGCTCGGCGTGGTGGTCGATGCGCATGGATTGGACACGGCCGGCATGCAGGCCCTGGCCGCCTGGCTGAACCTGTCCGAGACGGTGTTCTTCCAGCCGCGCGGTGGCTATGGCGCGGACTATCACGTGCGCATCTTCACTCCGAAGGGCGAGTTGCCCTTCGCCGGACACCCCAGCGTGGGCGCGGCCTGGGCCGCGCTGGAACTGGACCTGGTCAACCCACAGAATCGCCAGCCCGGCGCGACCACGGTGGATCTGGTGCAGCAATGCGGCGCCGGCCTGCTGCCGGTCCGGGTGTCGGTGGTCGACGGTGTACGCCGGATCGCCGTGCGCACGCCGCGCGCGGTGCACCGGCACGATGTCCCCACGCCGACCTGGCTGCTGGCACCGACGGTGTTTGGCGCCGCGCGTGGGTCGCTGGCGCCGGTGCTCTACAACAACGGGCCGGACTGGTGGCTGCTGGAACTGGCCAGCGAAGCGGCACTGCGCGCCCTTGAACCCGATCTGGCCCGCATCGCCCAGTTGCCCGGCAAGGGCAAGCTGGCGCTGTTCGCCCGCTGCCAGGACCAGCCCTATGCGCTGGCCGTTCGCGCCTTCGCGCCTGGGGTGGGTGTGGCCGAGGATCCGGTCACCGGCAGCGCCAATGGCGCCATTGCCGCCTATCTGCACGCTTCCGGCAGCCTGCCGGGCCAGGAGGGTCGCTATGTGGCCAGCCAGGGACGCGAGTTGGGACGCGACGGCGTTGTGCAGTTGCACGTCGATCATGAGGACGAGGTCTGGATCGGCGGCCAGGTGCAACCGGTGATCCAGGGCCAGTTGGTGTGGTGACCGCCGCGCCGCGATCCCGACGCTACCTCCAGCTGGATGTCTTCGCCGACCGGCCAGGCGCGGGAAATGCCCTGGGCGTGGTAGTGGATGCCGAAGGTCTGGAGACGGCCGACATGCAGGCCATCGCCGCGTGGCTGGCCCTGCCGGAAACCGTGTTCTTCCTGCCGCCAGGCGCGGATGCGGACTACCACATCCGTATCTTCACCCCGGGCTGCGAACTACCCTTCGCCGGGCACCCAAGTGTCGGTGCGGCGTGGGCCGCCCTGGAACTGGGGCTGGCACACGACCGCGCAGGCGCCCTGGTCCAGCGCTGCGCCAAGGGCCTGCTGCCGGTCCGCGTGCAGCGCGAGGGCGACACCCGGCGCCTGCACGTGCGCGCCCCCCGCGCGTTCCAGCGTCGAACGGGAGCCGAGCACGTCGCTGCGCTGACCCGCATGCAGCAGGCATGGCCTGCGTCGGCACATCCGCCGGCTCTGTGGGACAACGGCCCGGGCTGGTGGCTGGTGGAGCTGGCCGACGCCGCCGCGCTGCGCGCCCTGCAGCCGGACCTGGCCGCCATCGGCGCCCTCTCGCGCGCCAGCGATGCCACCGGCCTGGCGTTCTACGCGCTGGAACCGGGCGACGACCATGACATGGTCGTCCGCGCGTTCTGCCCGCTCGACGCTCCCGGCACGCCGGAAGACCCGGTCACCGGCAGCGCCAACGCCTGCATCGCCGCACGCCTGCAGGCCGAAGGCCGCCTGCCGGGCCATGCAGGCCGCTATCGCGCCAGTCAGGGCCGCGAGGTCGGGCGCGACGGCCGCGTGGACGTCCAGATCGACGACCAAGGCGAAGCCTGGATCGGCGGCCAGGTGCAACTGGTCCTTCAGGCCCGGCTGACTTGGTAGAACGCCCGGGTGCGTCCGGCTTGCTACCCTGCACGCCCGTTCCAAACCGATCATCCCCCCGATGCCTCTGCGCCGTTTTCTCCAGGTCGATGTGTTCTCGCCGCGTGCGGGCTGCGGCAATCCCCTGGCCGTGGTGCTCGATGCCGAGGGGCTGGACGAGGCCGCCATGCAGGCCATCGCCCGCTGGACCAAGCTGCCGGAAACGACCTTCGTCTTCCCCGCATCCGACGACGGCGCCAGCTATCGGCTGCGCATGTTTGCCCCGCAGAAGGAAGTCCCCTTCGCCGGGCATCCCAGCGTCGGCACCGCGCATGCCGCGCTGGCCGCGGGCATCGCCCAGGTGCGGGACGGAATGCTGGTGCAGGACGGCATCGCCGGGCGCCTGCCCTTGCGGGTCGACACGATCGACGGCATGCAGCGCATCGCCATCCGCGTGCCACGTGCCTCGGTGGCGGAAATCGTCGATGCGGGCGACGCGCGTCTGGTCCCGGCCATCGCCGGCTGGCCGCTGGGTGCACTGTCGCCCGCGCTGATGGACGGCGGCCGCAAATGGTGGGTCGTGGAACTGGCCGATGAGGCCACCCTGCGCGGCCTGGCGCCGGACTGGGACGCCATCGCCACGCTGGCCGAGTCCACCGGTGCGATGGGCGTGTTCGCCTACGCCCGCGTCCCCGGCAACGCCGACTATCAGCTGGCGGTGCGCGCCTTCGTCGGCAATGGCCGGCGCTTCGAGGATGCGGCCTCAGGCGCGGCCAACGCGGTGCTGGCTGCGTGGCTGGACAGCCGCGGCGCGCTGCCCGGGCGCGATGGCCGCTACGTGGCCAGTCAGGGCCGTGAGGTGGGCTTCGATGCCCTGTTGGAACTGCACATCGACACCGACGGCGAGGTCTGGTCCGGCGGACAGGTGCAGACCGTGGTCACCGGCCACCTGGACTGGTAATCCGCCGCGCAGTGCCCCGCCTGCATGCCCGATTCGACGGTCACGATGCCGAAGACGCATCGCCAACACCCGGCGATTTCGCCCACAATGCGCACCGCCCCATGACCCGCGGGCGCCCCTTCACTGCCCCACATCGGCCAATCGGCCAGGATGACCGGCGACATGAGTGATCACCCGCGCAAGGCGACCGGCACCATCGAGCGTGCGCTGGACGTGCTGGAGGCCATCGGCACCTCGCCCAAGGGTGTCACCTTCGCCGAGATCGCCCAGCAGGTGCAGCTGCCGCGCACCACCGCCTACCGCATGCTCAGTGGCCTGATCGAGCGCAACCTGGTCCGGCGCGAGTCTTCGCGCCGCGCCTACCGGCTGGGTTTCGGCGCATTGCAACTCAGCCGCGAGTCGCATCCGGCGCCGCAGCTGGTGGTGGCCGCCAACATCGAACTGAACTACCTGCGCGCCATCACTGGCGAAACGACCTGCCTGTGGGTGCGCGATGGCGTGGAAGTCATCGCGCTGGAGCGCACCCCGGGCGCGCACCGCTCGCAGGGCGACACCCACGTCGGCCAGGGCCGGCTGCTGCACGTCACCGCCGCCGGCAAGGCCTTGCTGGCCGCGATGCGCAACGGCGAGCGCAACCCGCTGCTGGCGCGCCTGGACATGACCCCGTTCACGCCCAACAGCGCGACCAGCCGCGACCAGGTCGCCGCGATGATCGCCAAGGTCAAGGACGCCGGCTACGCCATCGACGACGAGGAGAGCCGCCTGGGCGCCCGCTGCGTGGCCACCGTCGTGCGCGACATGCAGGGCCAGGTGCGCGGCGCGCTGAGCCTGTCCGGGGCCACCGCGCGCTTCACGCCCGAACGCATGGCCCAGTTCGGGACCGAGCTGATGGAGGCCGCGCAGCGCATCGGCGAACGCCTGGCCGGCACGGTGGAAGTCACCTATGACGATCAGGTTCAGCGCGTCGCCGGCGCGCCGGCACGCGGGGCGGACTTCGTCACCTGGTCGGCGAGCCGCGGCTGCTGGTACTGGGTCGATGTCCACAGCGGCACCCTCCATCGCGCCGATGCCGGCGGCGACCGGATCCTGGCCTCGCTCCCGGTCCAGGCGCGTGGCCTCAATGCGACGCCGAGCGGACTGGAAGTGATCCACGGCGAAGGCATGCTGCGCCTGGACTTCGAAGGTGCGCTGGCGCAGCGCCAGCTCGAATCCCGCGGCCATGCCGCCCCCATCGCCGCGTGCGTGCAACCGGACGGACGCGAATGGCAGGTCACCCCCGATCCGGCCGGCGGCTATCGCATCGCTACCTGGCTGCATATCGGCATCGCCGTCCCCGGCTGGCGGATCGACGACCGCATCGACGCGCTGTGCTGGAATCCCGACGGCACCCGCCTGTTCGCCGCCAGCGCCACCTCCGGCACGCTCTACGAGATGCGCCCGGGCGATGCACGCATCCGCCGCCTCGCCGTCATCCCCAAGGCGTCGGGCGAAGTGCGCGGCCTGGCGGCCGACGCACACGGCGATGTCTGGGTGGCCCTCTACGGGGGTTGGGCCGTGGCCCGGTTCTCTGCAGAGGGCGGCATGATGCAGGAAGTGGTGGGCTTGCCGATGGCGTGGCCGACCAGCCTGGCCGTGGGTGGCGATCGCCAGCTGGCCATCACCGCTGCGGCGGGACCGGACCCGGACGCGCCCGAGGAGGCCACCGGGTTATATCTGCTGGCCCGCCCGGCTCCCTGAGACGGGCAAAAGCAAGGGGCCTTGCGGCCCCTTGGTACGGCAGATCCCCCGTACTTGCTGGAGTTGCTCAGTCCTGCACGGCGACGACGTCCACGTGGACGCGGATGCGGTTGCCCGGGTGATAGGCGGTGCGAGTGTGGTACTGACGGCCGGCGTATTCGTAGGTGACATCATAGCCTTCGACCTCGCCATCGCGGCGATCGGCGACCGGCTCACAGACCCGAACGGTGCCGCGAGAGGTGTGGGTATTGTCGTAGACCGATTGCCCCGCCACGGTGCCGGCGGCAGTGCCCACGGCCGTGCCGAGCAATTGACCGGTGCCGCCACCGAAGCGGCTGCCCACCACGGCGCCGACCACACCGCCGAAGATGGTCGCCGCGGTCCGCCCACCCTGGGTGGGTTGGCGGTCATTACCGCCATCGTAGTAATCCCCGCCGCGCGTGTAGGTGTCGTCCGCAGGCCGGTCGTAGCACTGCTGGGAGGGCGGAGGCGGCGGCGCGATGATCGGGTCCACACGCACCACGCGGGCGTAGTCGTCGGCGCCGCTGTCACGATCGTCATACCCATCGCGTGCGTCGCCGCGTTGCGCGTCGCCGGCCACGTAATGCTGGCTGTAGTAATCGGCGTAGCGAGACTGGGCCGATGCCGGGCCAATGCACACCAGGCCAAGCAGGAGAACGGAACAGGTCGAGCGGATCATGATGGAGTCTCCAGCGCCAGCGTGGCGCCGGAGCATCGTCGATCCAGCGGGGTGAAACGGTCCTGAACCGGCCAGGCCCGCGTTGCCGCATTCAACCCTGCGACAGCTGCCTGGGCCTGGCAGCGTGGTTTGCCTTAGCTGGCGAACTCTGTTTCCAGGCTCATCGGCACCGCCTTGAGCGCCTTGGAAACCGGGCAGTTCTCCTTGGCGTTCTCGGCGATCTCCTTGAACTTGGCCGCATCGATGCCTGGCACCACGCCCTTCACCTTGAGCCGGATGTGCGACACCGTCGGCCCGCCTTCCATCGACAGATCGACCTCGGCACGGGTATCCAGCGAGGTCGGCGGCGAGCCTGCCTCGGTCAGCATGTTGGACAGCGCCATGGTGAAGCAGCCCGCGTGCGCTGCAGCAATCAGTTCTTCGGGATTGGTGCCCTTCTGATCACCGAAGCGGCTATTGAAGCCGTACGGGGTTGCGCCCATCAGGCCGCTCTGCGGCGTGGAGATGCTGCCCTTGCCGGACTTCAGATCGCCTTCCCAATGTGCGGTGGCCGGACGTGAAATACCCATGGCGTTACTCCTGTTTGGAACGAGAGAAAGGAGCGGCAGGCTAACGCCCAGGATGTGAGTACACCGTGCGCCGCGCGTGGCATCGCACATGCGCGGCGCGATGCTCCTGGCGCGCCGCGGTCACGACCATGCACGTGCTGCGCGCGCCGGCGATTGCCCCATTGGTCGAAAAATCGCTGGAAAGACCCGAAAAAAGCCGTTTTTCCCCTTGGCGCGCGCGGACTCTTGCCCTACATTCCGCATGCCGACCGTTTCGGCCCGAATACTTCACCCAACACGGGACATCAGGACACATATGGCAAAGACCACCAAGAAGGTAGCGCCGAAGAAGGCCGCCAAGACCGCCGCCAAGACCGCCGCCAAACCCGCCGCTCCCAAGCCCATCAAGGAAACCCTGACCAAGTCCGGCCTGGTGGCGCACATCGCCGAGACCAGCGGCGTGGCCCCGAAGGACGTCCGCGCGGTGATGAGCTCGCTGCAGGCCACCGTCCAGGGCTCGGTCAGCAAGAAGGGCGCAGGCAGCTTCACCCTGCCAGGCCTGCTGAAGATCAAGACCGTCAGCGTCCCGGCCAAGCCCAAGCGCAAGGGCATCAACCCCTTCACCAAGGAAGAGCAGTGGTTCGCCGCCAAGCCGGCCTCCACCAAGCTCAAGTGCACCTTCCTGAAGACCCTGAAGGATTCCGCCGCCTGATCCACAGGCGCGTTTCCAACAGGCTTCCAGAACGGGATGGCGCGAGCCGTCCCGTTCTTCGTTTGGGCGGCGCTACAACGGATTGATCGGGCACTCATCGTCCCTGGGCCAGGCTGTGGCGCATGTCCACCGTCTCTCACGACACCTCCCCGGCCCGACAGGCGTGGCGCGCCATTCGCCCGCTGCTGTTGATGGGCGCGCTGGGTCTGGCCGCTGCGTGGGCCTGGCGCCAGCCGTTCCTGGAGACCCCGCGCATGCTCTGGCGCATCTCGCGCATGGAACCGGCCTCCGCCCTGCCCTCCCCGGTCGATGGCGTCATCGCCCGCCGTATCGCGGACACCTTCGGCGCGCCGCGCGGCCGCACGCGCACCCATGCCGGCGTGGACATCTTTGCCCCACGCGGGACGCCGGTGCGCAGTGCGACACCCGGCGTGGTCACCTCGATCCGCGATGGCGGACTCGGTGGGCGCCAGGTCTGGGTGCTGGGGCCCGGCCGCGAGCGCTATTACCACGCGCATCTGCAGGGATGGGCCGATGGCCTGCATGAAGGACAGAGCGTCCTGCCGGGGACTTTGCTGGGTTACGTCGGCGACAGCGGCAACGCGCGCGGTACGCCGACCCACCTGCATTACGGCATCTACGGTGCCGCCGGCGCGCGCAACCCGCTGCCCGCGCTGCGTGCCGGCACGGAGCAGGAAGGGCTGGAACACTGAGTCGCGCCCCGCCCGCTCGCCGCCGGCTCTGCGGTTTCCTAACGTGGGCGCATGCCTTCACCGCCGTGAGCGCCATGCACGAGCAACGCCCCCATCGCTACCGCATCACCATCACGCCCGTTCAGGACGACGGTTATCCCTGCGTCGACCGCTGCAGCATCGAGTTCGAACACCGCGCCAGCCAGGACTGGCTGCGGCTGATGCACCACTCCCAGCGCCACCGTCAGCTCAGTGCCGATGAGCGCGCCGCGACGCTGGTCGCCAGTCGCGTCCTGCGCGACCTGGCCCATGCCCATCGGAACGCGCAGGAAGATCCGTTCGACACCCTCGAACCGGTGCTCGACCGCTTCATCGCCGGGATCGACCCACGCCGTTGAACCCAGCGCGGCGGCGCCACGCCGCTGCCGCTAGACTGCGCCGCATCGTCGCTGACGGAACTTTCGATGCGCATCGCGCTCTTCCTTGCCTTGAGCCTGTCGTTTGGCGCCTGCTCATGCAGCCGCAAGCCCGACCCGGACGCCATCCACCGCGAGGCGAGCCCACAGCCGCCAGCGGCCGCGCCGCATGCCGTCGACGCAGCTGAACTCAAGGCGCGCCAGGCCCGGACCGAGGCCCTGCAAGCGCAACGCAGCGCGATGTCGGAAGCCGGCGATCTGATGCAGCGCTACCTCGGTGCCCTGGCGACCGGTGACACGGTGGCCGCAGACGCGCTCTGGGTGGGCGGCAAGCCGCCGCCCGTTCCGGATGATGCCGCTCTGCGCGCGCTGGGGCCGCGCTCGATGCGCATCAACACCGACGCACCGGTTCCGCTCGATCCGGACCAGGTTCCGTCCCAGTCATTCGAGGTCCCGGTGCGGCTTCGCGTCGCCGATCGCGATGGTGGCGTGCAGCAGTGGCGCGGCTGGTATCGCGTACGCCGTGCGGCGGACGCCAGCCACTGGGAAATCACCACGGCCTCCCTCCATCCGCAGCTCGATTGAGGCCCGGTTCACCGCGCGTGCTTATCGTGTCCAGCACGAATCCAAGCGCAGCCACTCGGGATACTCGCATGAAGCCATCGATCGTCACGCGCATCCGCGCCGGCGTTGTCGCCTTGGCGCTGGTGGCCGTCAGCACTGCGGCGGCCGCCTGGGCACAGGGCAAGCCTTCCCAGGATCTGGCCGTCTCGGCCGAGCAGGTGCAGGGCTACCTGCAGTCCGAGTTCCCACGGCAGTTCCAGGCCCTCGGCGGGCTGGTCTCAATGACGGCGAGCAACCCGCAGCTCACCATCCCCGAGGGAGGCGATCGCGTCCAGATGCAGTTCGACGCCAGTGCCAGCGGCAATCCGCTGGGCCGGGTGTGGCTGAGCAGCGGCCTGCGCTATGACGCCGACAAGATGGCCGTCTTCCTGGACGCGCCCAGTGTCGATCGCGTGGTCCCGACCCATGGCGGCGAGCTGCGAAGCCGCGATCGCCAGCTGGTCAGCCTGTTCCTGCAGGACTACGCGAGCACTGAACCGCTATATCAGCTCGATCCAAAGCTGCTGGCCAACTTCGGCAACCTGCGCGTGGAATCGACGCGCGTGGAGGGCGGAAAGATCGTGGTCCATTTCAACCAGCCTGTCGGCATGCCGGAGTTGAGCGATGCGCCGTGACCGAATCCGGGGGCGTCTGGCCCTGCTTGCCGTGGGCGCGACGGCGCTGATTGCGCTTGCCGCGTGCGGCCCGTCCGCCAACACCGCCAGTCCGACATCGACGCCCGCAGGGCCCGATGCGTCCGTCGCCGCGATCACCGAGCCGCAGGCCTCGCCGGTGCCTGCGGCCATCATGGACAAGGCCGAGGGCGACCTCACCGCTCCCGACCAGGATCCCAAGGCCGCAAGCATGGCCGCCACGCCCGAGGCGGCCGAGGACACGGTGCGGCGCTACTACGAGGCGATCAACGACAAGGACTACCCACTGGCCTACGCCCAATGGGGCAACGATGGCGCGGCCAGCCGCCAGAGTTATGAGGTCTTCTCCAAGGGCTATGGCAAGACCGCGTCCGTGCAGGCGCAGGTCGGCAAGGCGTTCGACCAGGAAGGCGCGGCGGGATCGCGCTATATCCGGGTACCGGTGGAACTGGCCGCCGCCCAGACCGACGGAAGCGTGCGTCATTACCGGGGCAGCTTCACCCTGCGCGCAGTGATGGCAGATGGCGCCACGCCCGAACAGCGCCGCTGGCACCTGGACTCAGCCGAACTGGAAGGCTTCGAGCCGGACGCCGTCGCCTCGGCTGCTTCCTCGAAGGAAGCAGCGCAGTAGTTTCGGGCGAAAGTTGGAGCAAAGAAAAGGCGCGATCGGAAGATCGCGCCTTTTGGCTTCTGGGGGCATCGCGTTCCGGTCGGCACGCCCCTATCCCGATTCAGCTCGCCAATGCGTCGGCGATCGCCTTGCTGAAAGCAGGGATATCGTCGGGATTGCGGCTGGTGATGAGCTTGCCGTCGACCACCACCTCACTGTCCTCCCAGCGTCCGCCGGCGTTGGTCAGGTCGGTCTTCAACGACGACCACGAGGTCAGCCGACGCCCCTTGGCCAGCCCAGTCTCGGCCAACATCCACGGGCCATGGCAGATCGCCGCCACCGGCTTGTCATCTGCCGCGAATGCCTTGACGAAGGCCACCGCCGCCGCCTCACGACGCAGGTGGTCAGGATTGATCACCCCGCCCGGCAGCACGAGCGCGTCGTAATCGCCTGCATTGGCCTTGCCGAGCTGTCGATCGACCTTGACCGACTCGCCCCAGTCCTTTTTGTCCCAGCCACGGATGCTGTCCTGCCCGTCCAACGCCACCACATCGACCTTCGCGCCCAGCGCTTCCAGGCGATGCTTCGGCTCGGTGAGCTCGGATTGCTCGAAGCCATCGGTGGCCAGCATGGCGACGGTCTTGCCTGTCAGGTCGGTCATGGGAAAACTCCGGTTGAAAGAGGATCTCCATGCTGGTCCTGCCGGCATTCGATACCCATGAACGTCCGCGCCACGCGCGCAGACGCGGCCTGAACGTCTGCGCTCACCCCATGTGCCAGCCGTGGCTGACCAGGATGCTCTGCCCGGTCAGCGCATTGCTGGGGAATGCACACAGGAACTCCACCGTGGTGGCCACGTCTTCCAGGGTGGTGAACGTGCCATCGACGGTGTTGCCCAGCATCACCCGCTTGATCACCTCGTCCTCGCTGATGCCCAGGCTCTGTGCCTGTTCGGGGATCTGCTTTTCCACCAGCGGAGTCCGCACGAAGCCCGGGCAGACCACGTGGCTGCGCACGCCGTGCGGCCCGCCTTCCTTGGCCAGGGTCCGCGCCAGGCCCAGCAGGCCATGCTTGGCGGTGACGTAAGCCGACTTGAGCGGCGAGGCCTCGTGCGAATGCGCCGAGCCCATGTAGATCACCGTGCCGCGCTTGCGTGCGTACATGCCGGGCAGCACCGCCTTGGTGGTCAGGAAGGCGCCATCCAGATGGATCGCCAGCAGCTTCTTCCATGCCTCGAAAGGAAACGCCTGGATCGGATGGACGATCTGCACACCGGCATTGGCGATGAGGATGTCCACTGGCCCCAGCGCCTGCTCGACCTGGGCCATGCCGGCGTTGACGGCCGCCTCGTCGGTCACGTCCATCGCCACGCCCAGCGCACGACCGCCATCGGCCTGGATCTGCGTGGCGGCTTGCTGCGCGCCTTCCAGGTTGAGGTCGGCGATGGCAACGGCGGCACCGGCGCGCGCCAGGGACTGCGCCAGGGCCTTGCCGATGCCGCTGGCAGCACCGGTGATGACGGCGACCTGGCCTTCGAGGGAACGGGACATGGCACGACTCCAAGAGGGATTGCGCCGCAGTGTCGCGCATGCAACGCCGCCCGCCTATGACAGGCGTGCCGGCCTAGAGTTCGAAGCGGTAGCTGAACTTCACCAGCAGCTGCTCGTCGTCGTGCAGCCGCAGCGCGTCGCTCAGCAGGCTTCCGATGGCATCGCTACGATCGGTCTCGTCGTAGCCACCGCGGGCATAAACCACGTACAGGTCCGACATGGGCGCCACTTCGTAGCGATAGCGCACTTGGAAGCCCAGGTTGCGCACGCTGAAATCCGACACGTCCTCGTCGCTGCGCAACGCCCGCGTTCCCACGACGCGGTAGGCACCGCTGGCGTCGGCGTCGATGGCCAGCGCCTGCAGCTTCACCCGCAGTTCCTGGCGGTTGGCCAGGTTCCAGGTCAGCCCGGCGTTGAGATGCCACTCGCGCCCGCTGTATAGGCCAACCAGATTGTCGCGCTGCCACACTGACCAGGCCGGCGTATGGTCGGCGTAGCCCCCCAGGTACACGCTGAAATCGTCATTGATGAAATAGGTCGCCGTGTAATCCACGCTATAGCTCAAGGCGCCCGGATCGGAGATGGCACCGCGCCTGGTCCACAGCTCCAGCTCATGCGCCCAGGGTCCTTTTCGCGGACGGCTGTACTCGTAGACCAGCTGGGTATTGAACGGCTGCTCGACCGAACCATGCCCGCGGGTCAGCAGGTCGTCGACGCCGGCATCGTTGAAATTGGCCTGGACGTATTCGACGCTGCCATCGCGCAGGCGCCCCTGGCGGCTGATGCGCAGCTGCTTGTTGAGCACCTCGCCGTGGTCGTTGTTGACCTGGCTGATCCGCCAGCGCCAGTCCTTGGACGAATAGCGCGAATCGGCCGGCTGGTCCGGGAAGCGTCGACGCACCTCCCAGTGCGCGTAGTTGAGGCTGTTCTGCGACAGGTAGCCC is part of the Pseudoxanthomonas sp. JBR18 genome and encodes:
- a CDS encoding 3-hydroxybutyrate dehydrogenase codes for the protein MSRSLEGQVAVITGAASGIGKALAQSLARAGAAVAIADLNLEGAQQAATQIQADGGRALGVAMDVTDEAAVNAGMAQVEQALGPVDILIANAGVQIVHPIQAFPFEAWKKLLAIHLDGAFLTTKAVLPGMYARKRGTVIYMGSAHSHEASPLKSAYVTAKHGLLGLARTLAKEGGPHGVRSHVVCPGFVRTPLVEKQIPEQAQSLGISEDEVIKRVMLGNTVDGTFTTLEDVATTVEFLCAFPSNALTGQSILVSHGWHMG